The Microcaecilia unicolor chromosome 3, aMicUni1.1, whole genome shotgun sequence nucleotide sequence gatgcaaatagatttcattcatattcattgtcaaAATTCTGAAACTCAACTGGGCTGCAGCCCTTGAGGAGAAAGGTTGTGTGGCCCTATTCTAAATAAAGCACAGCTGGAGATAACTGACTGATATTAGGATCAGACTTGTGGGATATTTGAGCTACTGCTGAGGAATatttatattactagtaaaagaggcccgtttccgaaagaaatgaaatgggctctagcaaggttccacgcccccctccctacctctctctcctccgagttccagcccccccccctccctccctctcctcagagttccaggcacccctccccttcgagttccaggaccccctggccccctcccctttcagttccaggaccccctcccttccctccaagttccaggatgcccctccctccactccgagttccacgccccccctctcctccaagttccagatccccgtgcctccctccctctctctgtcccctccgagtgcaagcactaCCTGTTctctggcagcccctcgccttcctgcgtgccggctgtaatttaaaaattcttaccgcagggtccggcgtcagcagtgaaggcgagcggcgcttcagactgccttcccatgtgtctcagctctgcctctggtcccgcccttccggaaacaggaaatgagggcgggaccagaggcacagctgagacacatgggaaggcagtctgaagcgccgctcaCCTTCACTGCAGATGCCGGACCCAGAGgttagaatttttaaattacagtcggcacgcaggaaggcgaggggctgccggaggacaggtcatgcttgcactcggaggggagagagagagagggagggagggacgtcctacaactcgaaggggaggagagggggaggaggagagggggaggagagagggggaggagagaggggggcctgcaactcggagggaggggggcgattctctactcacctctgctggctggtgctgggttcccttccctctcactgatccgccctctgatgtcatcgccagggcggaccaatgggaagtgtgttacgaacccaggcatccagacggaggtgcaaattattatataagatgtgAAGGATTCCTAAGAAATATTTTAAGTATATAATCTAGATACACAGGGAGATTTGAAGGCCACTGCAAATGATTTAGAATACTCAGGATTATTTGAGGAGAGAAGAGCAATATTTGATTCTCACAAACACATGTAGCCCTTTCCTCAATGCTGCACAAAACCCTCCAATATGCACACAATCCACAAATCTTACCTTCCTCTCTTGGCTCACACGCACGTACACAGCAGGCAAATGTCTAGGAATATTTCAATATACGGAAATAAAACCAATCAGAAATGTAACGTTCATAAGCTGCCTTTGGAAGGGTTGAGGCGAGTAGATCTTCTTCCACCCCTCGGCTGGTAACATGGAATAGGAGAATTCGTCCAAGAGGCCGCCGCAGATGAAAATCAAGGACTTCTGCTCTGAGGGATCATGATGTGATGGAGGAAGGCTAACTCTTGCAAGCAAGCCGTATCGTTGGTCCAATAAAATGGTCACACCTACAACACGTTTGAACCTTATTTCACATATTCACATAGACTATAACATGATAATCATATTTTTGCTCTAAGGGATCTCTGGGCATGATTCATCAGAAAGGTTATAGTCAGAGCCCGCAGGGTCTATCAATTTATTGTAGTCATTATCACAAATAATACAGTGTAAATACTCAAATGCTTATAAAAACAAGAATGGGGAAACAGCAAGGTATTAACAATCTGTCCAAAACCTATAAATTCAACCTTAATCCCCTTCCCTTGCTTGCTTTCCCCCACTCGTTCCACATAAGAGAGGCGCAACATCAGAATAAGATGGACACCGGGTTAGTTCCAGAGGCAGCTCCGGCAGGGGACCCTGGTCAGTCCCAGGGTGCTCAGCAGCTCCACCAAGGAAACTGGTCAGTTGCAGGGAGCAGCTCCACTAGGAGGACTAGACCAACACCAGACGGCACCTCCAGCAGGGGGACTGGGCCGGCACCAGGAGGCAGCTTCAGCAAGGGAACCAGGTGTGCGCTTGGGAGAAGGTCAACTGGGTCATCACTAGGGAACATCTCCAACAGGGGAACTGAGTCAGCAGCAAGGAGCAGCTCCAGGACACAAGAGGAACCTGATCACCCCCAAatgaggagctgcagcaggaaaccGGGTCACTTTGGAAAGCAGCACCAAAACAAGGGGGTGAATTAAGTCATTCTAAGGGAACCACTATCGGggggacggggggaggggaattagaaATCCAGAATCAGGGTGAACCAGTGCCTGGCTAATGGGACAAcggtacaattgggggggggggggggtctctctgtATCCTTATTGAAATTTGGTATCAAGGTGTACAACAGAATTCAGATTTACAGGAAATTGACAGGAGATGAGAGCTAAACACTtctcctgtggccccccccccccccaactcatttCACACAGGCCACGCTAAGTCCTCAAGATCCTTTGCTGGATTTGAACCAGTGACCTAAAGATTTTTTGACACTGACAAGTTTCTCTGAAGCACACAATACCACAGGATGCAGCCTTTTCAGGGTAAGGCAAAAATGCAGGAGGAGCACTTTATGGAAGGAAAACCACTAAACAGAGATGTAGGAAGTCtagagaaaaaaagaaggtgCTGTGAGGtatcctggaaaggggatatggcACTTCCGTCAGAGTGACCTATGGACTTCTGCCACAGGTATAAAGGTGGGGCAGGGACCAAGATTTAGTTATATCTAAGATTGTAATGAAAAGGGAGGTGTAGCCAGTGATTGATTTTTATCTGCCAGAGGTTTATTGGAGATTTGCAGAAAGGGAGAAAGACCGTGGATTCACTTCTATAGGCTCTCAAagaaaataacagcagataaaaagaccatacagcctgtccaactaagctctacaatcccttcctctcccttatagATCGTCTGTGTTCATCCTGAATTTAGAAATCATCTCCACTATAAAAGCTGGGAGGCTGCTCCATGCACCCAGCACCCTTTCCTTCAGAGATACATGATAACAGAACCCATGTGAGGCAGTAATAATGAATCTGGTTTGTATAAATGGAGGTAGGTCACCCGAGTTCAGAGAACATAAGAtcatacagtttaacataaaagcaACAGCAAAAAGGAAAAGTCCTGGCTACCTCAATAGTTTACTTAATCCAGAGCCTTaatcctgggggggagggggggggtagatgAACGCAGCATGATCCACTTAAATTTCAacaaagcatgggataagcacagaggattctGTAGCTGCAAGGAAAATCCAGAGACCTTTGGGATCTGTAGCAACTGCACCAGGaattcatcctgtttatatggaGTCAGTGATAccaaattagtaagcggtctcggtcataaaacatatagtgataggctcatgaaccttaacatgtatacactgggaaagaagagatatgatagagacgtttaaatacctcagtggagttaatgtacaggaggtgagcctttttcaaatgaaggaaaactctggaatgagagggcatataggatgaagttaagaggaaataggcttaggagatttgtgaaaaaggaaagagaaaggggttGGTGCCCGAAAGGTATAAAGATATCACAAAGAGGAGGACAGGGAGgaaatctggaaaagctaagagatgcagaaaaggcagTCAGGACGGCAAAATCACAGGGgtgaggagagaaatggctgtaTTCCTCCACGTTTGTGGTGGATCTCCCAGTAAAatgaggtgacaagacttttccAGGAGAAGTACAGAGATGGAAAAATGTTTTAGGGGAAAaaccttaaaattttttttgccccatcactttcctcctgctcctctggGTTTCCGCCTATATTAGACGCAGCACTGTGAGAGTTGCAAGCTCTGCCCCAGTTTCCCCAAAACAACAGGAGCGTATTATCTTAAGGAATCAGGTCTGTGCCGCCCCAACTCACAGAGGTCGATGTAGACTTGGTACTGGCTCACCATGTCCTGACATGGGCCCAGATGGCAGCAGCTGTTCTCATCTTTTCTTGTGGCATACGTgaccgtctctgggaaaaggCGACTAAAGCAGTGGATCCAAATTGTTGAAAGTGACTGATTTTTGCATGTCAAGGGTCTGCAAAAATTACACGTttaaacttctgtaactttttaattttttttcccacatAAAAAGATGGGGGTTTGGGCtgttgtattactactactactatttaacatttctatagcgctacaaggcatacactaACTGTTTGctctagggctgtaccaaatatttgttttggtttgatttggccccaaatacattatttgtattcggccaaatagtgatttaaatttgaacagAAATAATCCAGGGGCTCtactctgttaaactgtaccgaaataaacacttgatctccaatttcacgttgcttcttttattatttgttattttaaagctcagtgcccattattcgtattcagctgaatagaaaaatatgctatttggtacagctctagtcTGCTCTAATAGaatttcattaaaacctcattttttttccccagagatggtcacgTATGGTCGTCATCTGCCACATTTCTTGTATTTTGtatggagaggaagggatggtagaTTGTAAGGATGGGCCATAAGTTTTCTACCATTACTTTCTATGTTTCAAAAGTAAGGGAAAGACAGTTACAATTATGCCAAAGCACCCACCTCCTCTGCTGTTCCTTTCAGACATCCTTTTTACATAATCTCCTGGATCTAATgggtttctcttttcttttcccttgCCTCTCCCTTTCTCCTGGGATCACCCTGCTGGTGCTACTTCCCCGGAACACACGCATGCAGATGGGCTGCATCTGACCCAAAATACTAAACAAAGGGCCAAGACCCGAACTGATGAGCCTAGATCAGCATTTAGGAACCTGCTGTACTGGGTTCAGTACCAGAACCAGCTGTGCCAGCACAAAATTAGTCCAGCAGCTCCTTTATTTGTAAGTCCAGCAGGCAGTGGCCCATCCTTGGCCTTTGCACAGCTCCTTGTGCTTCAGAAAGCAGTTCTGCACCCGGAACTTACGACCACAGTCGTCGCAAGAGTACAGGGTCCCATCATGCGTCTTCATGTGTTCCGTCAGGTGGTGCTTCAATTTGAATTTCTTGTTGCAGACGGAGCAGCCGAAAGGCCGGAGACTGAAGGTCAGCATGATGTGACGGTCCCGTTTCGGCTTCACAGCAAAACGCTTCCCGCACAGGCAGCCAAACTTTTTCCCATCTGGTGCTGCCATGATCTTCACCGGGGCATGAACGACCTGCCCGTGGACTGAATGGGAAACGATCTCATTGCCGTGAAGGTCCACCGGCTTGGAGATAACCTGCGGGAAAACCCCCTCATCTGGCAGGGGCTGAATTTTGCCAGTGAATCCATCTGCAGGGGCTGGAATGATGTAACTTACCTCCCCACCCTGCTGATACTCTGCCTGGTATAAGGCCTGCACCTCCGCAACCCCCAGGGACCGGCCCTGGGTCAGCGATTTCATAAAGTGCGGGTCGTGGATAGGGGTGGACAAGCCCTCATCCTGTTCAAACCGCTCCTGTTTGATATAGAAGACCTTAGTGTCTCTAGCAGAGAAGCATTCCTGCTCGCCTACTTCATAAGGCAAGGATGAACTTTTGTAAGATGTGCTTGCCAAGTTACTGTCCTCTGCCTCTTCCAAAATAATTTTTACAGATTTATCAACCGATCCACTGCAAATCTGTACACGATCTTCTTCctcgtcctcctcttcctcctctttgtGAGACACCTGGATCTTTATCACCTCATCTTCTGGACACTCCTCTACAGACGGATGGACAGACAGCtcactgctgctactgctgctcccATCCTTTCTACTAATGGTCTCCACGGCCACTGAATCTCCCTCATCTCGCTGTCCAAAGTAATTGCTGCTACTTGGAGACTGGCTTTCGCTGGCCCGACTCGACCATGGTCTGTAGGGGGCTCTCTCTTTCAGAATCTCCAAGCAGCGGTCCACCACTTGCCACATCTGCAGGCCACTGGCCACCAGTAGATGACTGGGCAGGGCTGCCAGCTGCACCTTGAGGCGGCCAGAGTAGATCAGCTGCAGCAGGTTCTCAAAGGTGTCGGGCTCGATGACGCTAGGCAGCACGATGCAGCTGGCGTCATTCAGAAGGAGCTTGTCATGGAAGTAGGGAGAGGAGGCGGCCAACACCGACTTGTGTGCCTGGAAGATGCGGCCTTGCACGTGGACGGCGATGTCGCAGAACTTGCCCTCTTGGCGGTGCTTGTTTAGACTCTCCAGTAGCACCGTGCAGTAGTGTGGGAACTCGAGCTGGATGCTCCTGCTCTCGGGGTCCATGGCGCCCGCTCCGCAGCCTCTgaaatgagaaagaaaaaaaaacatatttggtCATCGAAGGTTGGTGAGAGGAAAAAGAATTGAGAAAGACAAAGAAAAACAGGTACAAGAATGGGTAAAGCTGATAAAATGCTAAAAGAAAGCTAAAGGAACACAGAATATGAAATCAGACAAGACAAACCATGTTTTCCTTATAATTGTATTGACATGTATATATGTAAGGTCAGTAAACAAATTAAATTCAAGTACTGCACCAGAGAAAAGACACAAGTATaatccaccccccaaaaaactgtTCTAAATTCACTTTATTTACTGACTCCCCAAGTGCCTTTCCCATGATCGTCTAGAGATTCTAGATAAATGTGTTGctggcaatgaatattcatgaatccCTGTCTTTAGGAAACAGAACGTTTGCTGTACTGTACAGTTCCGTGCAAAGATACCAAGTCACACGTGTTGGGTGTGTAACACACGAATTGGGGGATCGGTCTCCTCAAGTCACACGCATTGGGGGATCGGACTCCCCTCCCCATcatctgccatctctccctctatctcccactctcctccttgtCGGCGATACGGCACCTCCCCCCCCAATTCCTTCATCCCCCCAATCATACTCATACCTGAGGTCGCCCACTAGCAAtcccacagctttccttctccggtgCCCCGTCCCCTatgatacatacacacacaacttctccccctcccctctgcatcccgccttgccggaaacaggaagttgcgtcagaggtgAGAGGGCAGCAAGCGGCATCTCTGAATCTGAAGTGGGTTGAGGAGGGAGGCAGCAAAGGATGCAGTACTACTCCGTAAAAAAGTATGCAAGGATACCCGTGTAGCTGCTTTACAAATATCTACGGGGGGAGCTCAATGAAGATGCGCTTTTGTACGAAGATGAGGAGCCCGTGTCATGAGAAATCTGCATTTTCAtagtagaggaaaaaaaaaaacccagatacaaGCGACAACAAAAGTATGCAGTGGACCTTGGCTGGCATCAGGATCAGCAGGTGGACAGAATGCTGGAAGTATTATGGATGGATTTAAGTGAAATGGAGACACCACCTGAGAAAGAAAATGTTGGGTGTAGTCGAAGGAGTATCTTATTATGCAATATTTGAGTATAAGGTTCATAGTGTGCCAGCGCTTGACTCTCGCCAATACGGCCTGCTGATGTGATTGTTTATCAAAAAGAGGTTTTTGCGGGGGGTTCTATGCGATGGTAGATTCAGCGCAGCCGCACTTGCTTTCTTGGCTGATGCTTCGAGGCTTATACCAAGGGCacgccaaggaggttagattgagaacaggagacggtatgagcctatctagcccgtTCTAATgactgaagccagtgggcggagctcGCCACCATAtttgctcacccaaaacaatagcaaaagattattacaactaagggactgcctatgcgtggtccatctgtaaaaaggcaaAAGCAGtaccagttggataggcagtgccttaaaaggtagaggacaaaataatttttttttgtatttgggttttttaaaaatttaatttgaaagcttcccatatgtagatataggTATCATGAAATAAGAATTATCACAAAAATAGCTTAAAAATGTATCggagctggtagaaacagcagttatacactctattttgtgctcatttttctatataatacagatggccaaatttcagtgaggatagcttgtttcctaatgggttcatcttaactgttgtaatctgccttggaaagtgttataaagatggaatatattacaattaagtgaaagtaaaattaaactctcctttcattggggcagatggaatcacatcttcacttcatctgttttgtagaagtttacattgtagatacacaaatggattattctattttcagcatgttt carries:
- the ZBTB9 gene encoding zinc finger and BTB domain-containing protein 9; translated protein: MDPESRSIQLEFPHYCTVLLESLNKHRQEGKFCDIAVHVQGRIFQAHKSVLAASSPYFHDKLLLNDASCIVLPSVIEPDTFENLLQLIYSGRLKVQLAALPSHLLVASGLQMWQVVDRCLEILKERAPYRPWSSRASESQSPSSSNYFGQRDEGDSVAVETISRKDGSSSSSSELSVHPSVEECPEDEVIKIQVSHKEEEEEDEEEDRVQICSGSVDKSVKIILEEAEDSNLASTSYKSSSLPYEVGEQECFSARDTKVFYIKQERFEQDEGLSTPIHDPHFMKSLTQGRSLGVAEVQALYQAEYQQGGEVSYIIPAPADGFTGKIQPLPDEGVFPQVISKPVDLHGNEIVSHSVHGQVVHAPVKIMAAPDGKKFGCLCGKRFAVKPKRDRHIMLTFSLRPFGCSVCNKKFKLKHHLTEHMKTHDGTLYSCDDCGRKFRVQNCFLKHKELCKGQGWATACWTYK